CTGGCTCTGGGCCGAACTCATCAGATTGCCGAGGCCGTAGTTCGAGGCCACCGTCTCCGACACCACGGAGCCGACGAAGGCCAGCGTGATCGCCACCTTCAGAGAGCCAAAGAAATAGGGCATCGAGCGAGGGATGCCGACCTTCAGCATGATGTCGAGCTTCTTGGCGCCGAGCGCCCTGAGCACGTCCTCGGTTTCCGGCTCGATGGTGGCGAGGCCGGTGGCGACGTTGACGACGATCGGGAAGAAGGAAATCAGAAATGCCGTGAGCATGGCCGGGACCGCGCCGATGCCGAACCAGATGACCAGGATCGGCACCACCGCCACCTTTGGCACGGCATTGAAGCCGATCATCAGCGGATAGAGGCCGGCGTAGATCATCTTCGACCAGCCGATGAAAAGGCCGAGGGCAAGACCGCCGACCACGGCCATCAGAAAGCCAAGCGTCGTCGTGTAGAGCGTCTGCAGCGAGTTCTTCCAGATGGGTGACCAATACTGGTAGAAGGCCGCGAAGATGCGCGAGGGCGCCGGCAGTACGGTATAGGACAGATCGAAAATGCGGACCGACGCCTCCCAGATGGCGAACAGCGCAATGGTGTAGAGCCAGGG
Above is a window of Pleomorphomonas sp. T1.2MG-36 DNA encoding:
- a CDS encoding ABC transporter permease translates to MSAVVEDIQKPEQAKPLVARIDWVKASPWLYTIALFAIWEASVRIFDLSYTVLPAPSRIFAAFYQYWSPIWKNSLQTLYTTTLGFLMAVVGGLALGLFIGWSKMIYAGLYPLMIGFNAVPKVAVVPILVIWFGIGAVPAMLTAFLISFFPIVVNVATGLATIEPETEDVLRALGAKKLDIMLKVGIPRSMPYFFGSLKVAITLAFVGSVVSETVASNYGLGNLMSSAQSQFNVPLVFAGLLALAVEGIVMYSIMAWVEKRMTGWAHRSTMSH